CGACAATTACAAGTTCTTGACACTACCCGAACTGAAGCAGCTGAGCTTGTCCCACCTGATTGGAAAGACCAACTTGCTCCGACCTTACATGCACGGATACTTTGTGGCATCCAAGCTGTACGAGCAGGCTAGGTTGATTGCCAACCCATATGTCtgggaagaggagaggacGAAGCGTATCAAGGATAAGGTCGAGAAGGAACGTGCAAGCAGAATCAGAGGTACtaagaaggtcaaggtcaaccagaagatggtggacaagattctcaagaagcaggaGAACAGAGCTGAGGTTGACACCAATGTTGGTGTTCTTGGTGATTCCCGTTTCAGCAAGATGTTCGAGGATGAAGCCTTCCAGGTGGATGAGACCACTGGAGAGTTCCGTGCTCTCAACCCAAGCACTGCGGTGGGACAGCAGGCCGATTCGAAGGCCCCGGCCCGTTATCAGGGTAAGGACTCTGACGATGATGCGTCCAGTGATGAAGATATGGACAAGACAGTCCCCGCACCAAGGCGAAAGACCAAGGACGAAGACGTTGTCATGCATGTGTCATCAACCAGCAACCAGGGACGGGCTGTCAAGGACACGGCGCTTGGCTCGAGACAGCAGAAGTCGGGGCGCACTCACCAAGCCCGAGGAGAGGTTGTTGGTGAGCGTCAAGTGTCTTTCATTCCAGAGTCAAGGAGAAagcaaaagaagagagaggaggaGCTGCCCGCTGAACCTCGGGACAAGCGAACTGGAGCTGCTCGACGCAGCGCCAGTGGCAACACGTTTAGACGGATCTAAGAAGcgagaaagaaaaaacagGCGCTTGAATTTCATTATCAAAATAGCAAAGGCGTTAATGCTCAGTTCGTGGAGTAAAGATGAGACAGCCCATGCGTGGAAGGTTACTATTTATACATGGATGATACCCGGATCCTGTCCGTTGGAAACACCAATTTGAGACCACAACCGTCAAATACGTGGCTGACAACTTCTATGACCACTCCTGCCACCGTGACTGCCAGTTGCACCCCACAGTGAGGATCTccctctgctgctgcttttcACTTCCTCGaccacttcttctccttACGCTTTGCCTTGGCTTGAGCTAGACCcttttcaagatcttcaggTCGAATTCTCGGTGTCGGAGggacatcatcatcaacaatccGTGTACGGTTACGATGAGATGGAACAGGCCCGTCTTTGACTGATGAAGGGAACTCTGTTCTCCGCGGTGTGAGAGCCGTAACAACCTTGCGAGCAGACTTCCTGATTGTCTCTTTCATTGTCCATTCGCGCCTCTTTGCTATGAAGAAGAGGGCGGCTGTGGAGACTATAACAATATTAGTGCATGTTGACGATTAATAGTAGGGAGAGACATACTGCCGATCAAACTGACGacaacaacgacaacgaTGATAGCAATCATGCCGCCTTGAGAGATAGAAACTGAGTTGCCTGTGCTGTCGCCAGCAGCACCCGCCTCAGTGCCAGAGTCGGCGCTTGGAGCACTATCATCGTAGCTCTCCGACGCAAGCGGAAAGGGGTTACTTGTTGAAGACATTGTCTTTGAGTTTGTGTAAGCTGGTGTATGGGTATGgctgctcaagaagctgcaCAAAAAGGTTCACAGAACCTAGGAAATATGGAAAAGTAAAGATATCATGTAATTAAGATAGAAGGGCTAGGAATTTTTCAAGAATACCACCTCTTTGGAGAGGGCAGCCACTTGTATATACATCTACAAATCTCTGGTTCTTCATCCCCCACAAGCGTAGTACTCAGACCCTGGCATCCTTGATACCGACTTGGCTCTCAACTCCCGAGTATTCAAGACGAATCATCATTGGATTCCCATCACGGGGCCGAGACTCGAGCATAGCAGCAGGAACCGCGATATAGGAGCACGCACATCTGTGATTGGTGACAGTCCAGCTCGAAGCGCTGAGCGGCGAAGCCTCAAACAGGGGTCCAGCCAATAAGACTTCAGATCCGGACTTTATCAACCTCGATGCCTGTACTTCGTCACGCGCCAAAGGGTGATTAATGCAGGGCCGTTATTGTGCGCAAGGGAATATTTTCATATTTTTCACAGTGATGAGCCGCCGGATTGGTTCTACAAAGCCTTAGTTTGGGGATTAAGTCGTAGTGCATGTGGGTGTTGGAGAGTCGTTTCACTCTGTGATGTTGGGCCGGTGATAACGGCGGTTGAGAATGATCAACTAGCGGTGGCCCATGCATTGTTGGCGTCCATTTCTAAAGCGAAGCGCCAGGGGTCGTTGTTGGTTGTTTATATGCTTATCGTGTAAGTTGACCTGCAGCCGTTGTCATGGTTTTGACAGCGTTTGAGATTGATCTTGGCAGGAAGACGCTGAACTCCATATAACCGCCGTTCTAGATTTTGCTTCTAAGCGAAAAACTTGGCGATGCGATGTTGCATCATCTTATAAGCGCCAGGTTTAGCAGTTGAAATAGATTCATGACCCTGCTCAGAGAGATACAACCATGCTGTGTGATACAAAAACGAGGCCTCCTTTACAGTTCCCTTCTTTCGACTTCGTATATGATAGATGCTTGTATAATAGCCGAAGATCGTATACGACCCTAACTTCTTTGAGTCAGTCTAAAGTACCACCACATATGGTCACATTCACAAATTGCCTAGAACATCTCCCAATGCGACTTGTAGTTTAGTCGAGGTGCAAGGTGATAGAAGTTAAGAAAGAAACACGCCACTCATTCTCTCCCGAATACTCTCATACAAACGAAGCCAGATAATAAGCTTGACGTAAAAAGTTCAAGGAGGTTAGTTACACTAGAGGGATGGTGTTGGGCCACGAGTGGTGGCAGACAATTACAGGAACTGCTTTATGGAGGGATATCGGTTTACCTATTCCTCACACTTGATTTACCATTTCACCTTTCGTCCTTCTTCGAGTATAAATATACGTCATGGTTTCAATTACCAAGCCTCTAAAGTATAAAAACTTAAGTTAATGATCCGTACGGCATTTGAATTCCTATACCTTGAAggccagaagaaggaacATGGCCAGTAACGGTTTAGAAAACGCGAGGAATTTCCTTCGCTACTGCCTACTACGTAGTTACCTCCTCAAGTCATCTTTCCCAATGTTCCTCCTGCCCCGAAATTTTTGAAATGTACCTGATTCCGCTCAAAGTCTGCCGGCGGCAGGCACTATGGGGTAGGATGGGCAATGAATCACTGTGCCTACACGGTCCAGGCAGGTGCAGCTTCCCTAAAACCATTTGGCGGAAACTCCAACTGAAAGCCGCATCATAAACACCTTCCAAGATTTATGTTGGATAAATGTTGGAGGGGCGACtgagaggagaaggaggatacGAGCAAGCCTAAGGTTTGGGGAGTTTCTTAGCTTCTCTGCCAATTCAGGTTGTCattttcaacttcttcacaTCACCCCTCTACTCAGAGTCAACGATACCCTTTTTACATCACAACGTAACACAgatcttcttttttcttttttctttttataagcCGTGAGGTCTAGCTGGCCTGTCAGCTACTCGGTCGCCGATGACCGCCTCACCAGACCCGAGACCCAGAGCGCCATTCAGTAGAGGCAGCAGCCTGATCTCTTTTCGacatgttgaagatgaaagaaaTTTCGAAAAACTCGGATCGGCCATCCCGGACTCTCAGGCCGCCCCTGATACAGTTTTGAATCAGCCTCATCTCAGGAGGTTCTCGGTACCAAGAGAGGAGGTTTCGACATCAACAATGGCCGAAGGGTTCTGCTTTGCCGAAAAGAAACCTCCTCGCCCTGGACAGTTCTCGCGGAAACCTAAACCTGTGCAGCCTCAAGCAGCTGGTAATTCTCAATTCTTTCCTATGCCAACAAACATTCCTGCTGAACACTCTCCACTCAGTCCACTACGCGCTCCTGTCCAGATCCATAGGCCTGCAGCACCTTTAGATCTCCCTGAGCTTGGTCTAACAGGGGGCAAAGTTCCCTCTGAGAGATCCTCTCATTTTTACAATGAAAACCTCACAGGTCGGTCGGATAATTCTTCGAGTCACACCCTAATTCCATTGGAGAAACATTCTACACGAGAAAGCCCTGGTGAAGCATCAGTCATCTGTATCGATAGGTCTGAGCTCTCTCATGAAAACATGTCGGAAGCTTCTAATATAAACGCACCACCTCCAACAGAAATTGGATCTCTCTTTGATGCTTCTCGCTTCGGTAAAGAGGCTACCAAAGCTCAAATTTCTCAACAGGTGGAAAAACAAACGAAGATTTCTCCGCCTCACATCAAAGGCCATGGTAGGTTACGAATCACAAGGTTCAATAGTCATTCCCGCTAAAGCTCAAGTCTAGGGCACCGACTAGAAGATCTAAAACTTCCCCTTCCACATATTACGCGTGTTGACCGAGTCTCGCATCAAGCGCCCTCCTCCAGCGTTTGTGGTGACCTGGAGACCCCTGTTCCCCGGACTCCCATGACCACTACAAAGTCTCGAAATCGTGTATCCCGTGGTCACTGGGCGACTCAGCCCCCATCGGCATCTAAATACCATAGAGTGTCCGACAGGAACAATGATCGCCCGGCTTCCAGGAGCAGCAATATCTCCAGAAAACGCTCTGCTAAACAGAGAGTCTATCCTCGGCCAACGTTTGAGCCTGACCGAAAGAAAATTGCAATGCAGAACGTGGCTGAATACTGGAATGAGTGTATACAGATCGCCGAAGCTGAGCGTCAGGAGGCCCTTCAAGAGATTACACTTCTTGAGGGTAAGTTGCAGCACACTAAGAAGGCTTTAGACAAGTCTCTGCAACTCATATCGGAAAAAGATTCCGCGATTGGAGATTCGAAGAGTCGCCTTGATAAGttacaagaagaaggatctCTGGCGGAAAAGGAAACTCAAAGATTACAGTGTGAGATTGAGTCTCTTCGCTCCGACTTAATCAAATCTCGAGATCGCGAGGCAGCCACTCATGAAAAGTATCGCAAACACCGGGCAAAGCTTAATGAAGCTATCAAAGAACAGCAGGATCTCTTCTCACGGGCTCGTGGTCTTCACAAAGAAGCGAACGATGAGCTGCAAAAGGAGAGAGACAGGCGCGAGAAAGAGGCCAAAGCAGTTGAGCTAGCACTGGAGGACAGTCACAGGAAGCGCGAAGAACTCAAATCTTGCATTGAAAAGTATCGATCTGAGTCTGAGCAAGAAGCACAGAAACGTAAGATCGCCGATTATGTTGTATCACAACCAGAGACTGACTGTATTGCTTAGAAAAACACACAATTTCCGAGCTGCAACTGAGGCTTGAAAATCAGGAGAAGGAAATAAATCGACAAAGGGAAGCAGCGACTGAACTTCAGAACCGTCTGAAAACGGAATCAAGCTTGCTGGATGAGGTGAAAACGTTCCGTTCTGATATGCCCTCACTAAAGGAAAGCAACGAGAAGTACAATGAGTGGAGTGAGAAACAGGGAAGGCTAACAGACACCCTTTTGGAGAAGTAAGTCAACATATCTCCTGAATGGATCTTGCTAACCAACGTGTAGACTCGAGCTGATGAACAATCATTTGGAGTCGCGCAGTGATGGTCAACTGACTAATGAAGAGGTCAAGATGATGGCGGATAGGTTAGAAACGAACATTGTCTCCTGGTATGTGATTCTTATCTCTCATTTCATTTCCTTCATGCACTAATCGAGCTTCCAGTTTGATGTCTGAGATACAGAAGATTATCTCGTCTCAAAGCGATGCAAAACAGTCAGCCGGATCTCTTCAAGACACCATCCAGAAGCACTTCGAGAAGCTGCATAACAACATAGCCGATCAGCAGGAGACTCAATCGAAAGGCCAGAAGTGGCATGAGAAAACACACCAAGCTCTTGTTGAGCATCTAGGCGACATTTCTGCCAAAACTCTCGCGACCCAGAAGACCTGCGACGAAACAAATAAAAACCTAGCCAGACTTGCTACTGGTCATTCAGTTTGGCAAGAAAATCTCCCAACTcatcttggtgatgagatcGCAAAACAGCTTCAAGACCGTGAATCAAAGATCGGGGAACTGGAGGAAACCCTGCAGCAGATCTCTCAAGAATGGACTAAGAAGCTCGATCTCATGAAAACTTACATGCATGAGAACGACGAACAGGGCAAGGAATACTTGCAGGCAACTATTTGTGAGATCAAAACTACACTCACGAAACAGCTTGAACAGGAAAGGGTTGCTTCGGAGAAAGACATTTCCAAGTCTGAAACCATGCACGCCACAGTAGCGgcacatcttcaacaagtcaaGATGCAACTCGAAGGAATGTCATCGAGTGGTCCAGAGTCTCAGTTGTTGCGCGAGACGTTGGCTGAAGAACGTAAGAAAACTCACGACCTACAAAATCAGCTTGCTACTCTGGGGGGCAACTCAGGTGTAAATGGAGAACTATTCCAGAGACAACTCCAAGATCTCAAAGCAATCGATGCTTTGAAGAACCAGCTAGAAGGGATGACCGAGCGGGTTCCTCGGGTTGAAAGTCTAAACACGACATTCAACAAAATGGTTGATCTCAATCAGGTAATGCAGTCTACCGCTTTATACCTGAGCAAAGAACGCCATTGGGTCAATGAGCAACTGGGTATCACATCGCAACCTGTCGGCGCCCATGCACCACGGCAGAGAGAGACTGGAACTCAGTCGGCTTGCTTTGATGAGCAACGCTCGGAAGAGTCTAACTCGTGTGTTCAAGAGAAGAGTGCTGACACGAAGGGATCAGCAAGTCTAAGTGACCTCACTACTCTTGATTTACATTGCCAGGGAGAAAGATATCGTCGTAAAGTCGTCGTAGCCAGCCCGGCATTGGAAGCATCTTCACCGGCGACCGCCCCGTCGGTAACACAAGAGCAAGCAAGGCGCCGAGAAGTCTCCAATCCTCGATCTATCCTACGGCTTTCGACTGCCTCAACGCAGGAAACCGAGCCTGTCAGGCCACCTGTAAATCATAGTCAATACAACAGGCCTGTGATGGCTAAAGTCAATTCGGCTACAGGCTGTAGCAACCCCGAGATGGTTGAACAGATTCTGTCGGGTTTAATTCAGTCAAAGCCTGCACGTCTTAACTGGGACTTCCCTACTATGGAGGATTTTGCCAAAGAGATTCTGCCAGATGGCAAGGATGACGGTAGTATCGGGAAAAAGCACAGTATCTCCTTtgtggatgaggaagaggatatcgCCTATCCCGTTAAACGAGTCAAGTTGGACGAAGCGCCAGCCGACTCGCAACCCGAGAGTACAGAAAAGTACAGACAGACCTTTGTTGCTTCGAACACGCCATGTGATCCGAAAGACGTACTCGAAGCAGTTTAACTAATATGCTCACAAACGCAAAGACTGCAGGGTAATCATCATGATGTAGTAATATCATAGGCCTGGGGACTGCGCAGGTTCACCAATCACTAGACCTATCAATTCTGAGGGAGCATGGGCGACCAAAACTTGAAGGCTCAACTTTGTAGAAGAATTATGGTAGGCATCTGGCGATCTGAAAAGACAATGTGTAAATAGTGGATGGAACAACAATTTGCACCTTATCATTTGTACCCAAATACCTAGACAGAGCTCGCACACAAGGCAGGCACAGTAATATGATAGTCTGGTCGTTAAATTTAGTGGTATACGAATGCAGCCATATCATCAGGACGATATTGTGGTCTATGTTGTACATGTATAGTCGCATTTCGAAGAGGAGGATCCTGATGCCCAAAACTCCAGTGATGCTCTTTAGTGTAGTGTTACATGGCGCGTACGTCGTGGCTTGCAGTTAAAGAGCCAAGTCTAGCTCACACAAGAAACTCGATTGTTGGGTTCTTGTATCGAATAAGGTATGATGGAGCGAGGTTGGGCGGCTTTCACTTCCTCTTTTTGGTTTCGAGGAACAACACCTTCTTACGCACTGCCATTGACAGAATTAGCTGATGGTTCCAGATATTTTCAGTATGTCAGGCCGTACCGATGGGATCGTATTTTAACATGCTCATCATGGGTGCGGTTCTGGGACGCTTGAAGGTATAGAAGAAGCCAGTCATGGCCATGGAAACGAGGCGCGCATGCACCAGGCGAGCCTTGGCTATAAGAGGAACGAGTCAGCAACAGCCTAATTGAGTCATCGTG
The window above is part of the Fusarium oxysporum f. sp. lycopersici 4287 chromosome 8, whole genome shotgun sequence genome. Proteins encoded here:
- a CDS encoding hypothetical protein (At least one base has a quality score < 10), encoding MSEASNINAPPPTEIGSLFDASRFGKEATKAQISQQVEKQTKISPPHIKGHGHRLEDLKLPLPHITRVDRVSHQAPSSSVCGDLETPVPRTPMTTTKSRNRVSRGHWATQPPSASKYHRVSDRNNDRPASRSSNISRKRSAKQRVYPRPTFEPDRKKIAMQNVAEYWNECIQIAEAERQEALQEITLLEGKLQHTKKALDKSLQLISEKDSAIGDSKSRLDKLQEEGSLAEKETQRLQCEIESLRSDLIKSRDREAATHEKYRKHRAKLNEAIKEQQDLFSRARGLHKEANDELQKERDRREKEAKAVELALEDSHRKREELKSCIEKYRSESEQEAQKQKHTISELQLRLENQEKEINRQREAATELQNRLKTESSLLDEVKTFRSDMPSLKESNEKYNEWSEKQGRLTDTLLEKLELMNNHLESRSDGQLTNEEVKMMADRLETNIVSCLMSEIQKIISSQSDAKQSAGSLQDTIQKHFEKLHNNIADQQETQSKGQKWHEKTHQALVEHLGDISAKTLATQKTCDETNKNLARLATGHSVWQENLPTHLGDEIAKQLQDRESKIGELEETLQQISQEWTKKLDLMKTYMHENDEQGKEYLQATICEIKTTLTKQLEQERVASEKDISKSETMHATVAAHLQQVKMQLEGMSSSGPESQLLRETLAEERKKTHDLQNQLATLGGNSGVNGELFQRQLQDLKAIDALKNQLEGMTERVPRVESLNTTFNKMVDLNQVMQSTALYLSKERHWVNEQLGITSQPVGAHAPRQRETGTQSACFDEQRSEESNSCVQEKSADTKGSASLSDLTTLDLHCQGERYRRKVVVASPALEASSPATAPSVTQEQARRREVSNPRSILRLSTASTQETEPVRPPVNHSQYNRPVMAKVNSATGCSNPEMVEQILSGLIQSKPARLNWDFPTMEDFAKEILPDGKDDGSIGKKHSISFVDEEEDIAYPVKRVKLDEAPADSQPESTEKYRQTFVASNTPCDPKDVLEAV
- a CDS encoding 50S ribosomal protein L33 — encoded protein: MAKKAKARLVHARLVSMAMTGFFYTFKRPRTAPMMSMLKYDPIVRKKVLFLETKKRK